In the Rubripirellula tenax genome, one interval contains:
- the dxs gene encoding 1-deoxy-D-xylulose-5-phosphate synthase, translating into MKSTSPGKDTHHHPLGQHPLLAGLTDAMPLRTFTPEQLESVGAEIRDVLCNLLATRTAHFASNLGVVELCLALHCEFDFRTDRLIWDTGHQVYPHKLVTGRYHDFPSIRTAGGLMGYPNPHESVYDLFMTGHAGCSVSTAVGLRSGDVIGGQKNRRTVAVIGDGAFPSGIVFEAMNNAGELGDDLTIVLNDNKMSICPRVGSVANYLDRLRSNPFYTGLKSEVVKLLDRVPMFGDPAERLLAQMKEGVKAGLLGGMLFEELGIRYVGPIDGHDIALVRKYLLMAREISGPVLLHVVTEKGHGYKPAAEDPVYFHTPPAFKDSAGNLVTQKSDGLPPYTLHARDAVRKAMAADPRVTITTAAMCQGNKLEPVREKFPDRFFDVGICESHAVAFAAGQCKTGLRPIVDIYSTFLQRSYDQIFQEVALQDLPVTFLLDRAGLTGPDGPTHHGLFDIGYMRVFPNMVCMAPGYAAEFELMLQASLGHDHPCSIRYPKASAIQLNHDPAPIEIGKSEVIRQGTDGTIVAFGAMLEQAIAAAELLEGDLDVGVVNARFVKPIDEAMVRETVVSGRFVITVEEGARMGGFGSAFIESAVEQRLDTRSIRVCALPDRFIDHGDRSELLHEHGLSPEAIAQACRDSVPAKV; encoded by the coding sequence ATGAAATCTACATCCCCTGGAAAAGACACGCACCATCATCCGCTTGGCCAGCATCCGTTGCTTGCCGGTTTGACTGATGCGATGCCGCTTCGGACGTTCACACCCGAGCAACTGGAATCGGTTGGAGCCGAGATCCGCGACGTGCTGTGCAATCTGCTAGCCACCCGGACGGCCCACTTCGCGTCGAACTTGGGTGTCGTCGAATTGTGCTTGGCGCTTCACTGCGAATTCGACTTCCGCACCGACCGATTGATTTGGGACACCGGGCACCAAGTTTATCCCCACAAGTTGGTGACGGGCCGCTATCACGATTTTCCGTCGATACGCACCGCCGGGGGGTTGATGGGGTATCCCAATCCGCACGAGAGCGTTTACGACCTGTTCATGACGGGCCACGCCGGGTGTAGCGTTAGCACCGCAGTGGGACTGCGCAGCGGCGACGTCATTGGTGGCCAAAAAAACCGTCGAACCGTCGCCGTGATCGGCGACGGCGCATTCCCAAGCGGAATCGTCTTCGAGGCCATGAATAATGCGGGTGAGTTGGGTGACGACCTGACCATCGTTTTAAACGACAACAAAATGTCGATCTGCCCGCGGGTCGGGTCGGTCGCAAATTACCTGGATCGCTTGCGAAGTAATCCGTTTTACACGGGACTGAAAAGCGAAGTCGTCAAACTGCTTGACCGAGTACCTATGTTCGGCGATCCGGCCGAACGCTTGCTGGCCCAAATGAAGGAGGGCGTCAAAGCCGGATTGCTCGGCGGCATGCTGTTCGAAGAACTTGGCATTCGCTACGTCGGACCGATCGATGGCCACGACATTGCGCTGGTGCGAAAGTATCTGTTGATGGCGAGAGAAATCAGCGGACCGGTTCTCTTGCACGTGGTCACCGAGAAGGGTCACGGATACAAACCGGCGGCGGAAGATCCGGTCTATTTCCATACGCCACCCGCGTTCAAAGACAGCGCCGGCAATTTGGTCACCCAGAAAAGCGATGGGCTTCCGCCCTACACGCTTCACGCTCGCGATGCCGTCCGCAAAGCGATGGCCGCTGATCCGCGTGTCACGATCACTACCGCGGCGATGTGCCAGGGCAACAAACTTGAACCCGTTCGCGAAAAGTTTCCGGACCGATTCTTCGATGTCGGCATCTGCGAATCACACGCCGTCGCGTTCGCTGCCGGACAATGCAAAACCGGCCTTCGACCGATCGTGGACATCTACAGCACGTTTCTGCAGCGTAGCTACGACCAAATCTTCCAAGAGGTAGCGTTACAAGACTTGCCCGTCACGTTCTTGTTGGATCGAGCTGGTTTGACGGGCCCAGACGGCCCCACGCACCACGGTTTGTTCGACATTGGTTACATGCGAGTGTTCCCAAACATGGTGTGTATGGCACCCGGCTACGCAGCGGAATTCGAATTGATGCTGCAAGCGTCACTGGGCCATGACCACCCGTGCAGTATTCGATACCCCAAAGCCTCGGCGATTCAATTGAATCACGATCCTGCCCCGATCGAGATTGGCAAATCGGAAGTCATCCGGCAAGGAACCGACGGCACCATCGTCGCATTCGGTGCGATGCTAGAGCAAGCGATCGCAGCGGCCGAATTGCTCGAGGGCGACTTGGACGTCGGTGTCGTCAATGCTCGATTCGTCAAACCGATCGATGAAGCCATGGTCCGTGAAACGGTTGTATCGGGACGGTTCGTGATCACGGTCGAAGAAGGCGCAAGAATGGGCGGTTTCGGATCCGCGTTCATCGAATCGGCCGTCGAGCAGCGACTCGATACGCGTTCCATCCGCGTTTGTGCGTTGCCCGATCGATTCATCGATCACGGCGACCGCAGCGAACTGCTACACGAACACGGACTAAGCCCCGAGGCGATTGCCCAAGCTTGCCGAGACTCGGTCCCCGCCAAAGTGTGA
- the xseB gene encoding exodeoxyribonuclease VII small subunit, translating to MAKKKVKSSVNAATDEGVEQDSSIDFESALADVEAIVGSLESGELSLTESLGHYETGVRRLKQCHQLLAAAEQRVSVLSGFDADGNPITESLGEMEVRGGSGRASKAGTAKTATRRKSANSSKANDEGTDGPLNRSDDEQSVDDRPGLF from the coding sequence ATGGCCAAGAAGAAAGTGAAATCGTCTGTGAATGCTGCAACCGACGAGGGGGTCGAACAGGACTCGTCCATCGATTTCGAGTCCGCATTGGCTGACGTCGAAGCCATCGTGGGCAGTTTGGAAAGTGGCGAATTGAGTTTGACCGAATCTCTGGGTCACTACGAAACGGGCGTCCGCCGCTTGAAGCAATGTCATCAGTTGCTAGCGGCAGCCGAACAGCGAGTCAGCGTGTTGTCCGGTTTCGACGCCGACGGCAACCCGATCACCGAATCGCTTGGCGAAATGGAAGTCCGTGGGGGTAGCGGACGCGCCTCAAAAGCGGGTACCGCGAAAACGGCGACGCGTCGAAAATCCGCAAATTCGTCGAAAGCAAATGATGAGGGGACCGATGGTCCCCTTAATCGATCCGATGACGAACAATCTGTGGACGATCGGCCGGGTCTTTTCTAA
- the tgt gene encoding tRNA guanosine(34) transglycosylase Tgt: MSQFQFELSHRDASTSARRGVFLTPHGPVQTPGFMPVGTQGTVKGVTIDQVKETGAHMILGNTYHLALRPGHETVRRLGGLHGMSRWEGPILTDSGGFQIFSLGAINQVTEEAATFRSHIDGAEVRLTPEHSIEIQESLGSDVAMVLDHVVALPAEPGVVEDAMARSIRWAKRCLEAATRDDQAKFAIVQGGLDVELRIQCARELSSMNFDGYAVGGLSVGEAPSEMYRITAATCPELPEDKPRYLMGVGTPIDLIESVARGIDLFDCVMPTRNGRNGLAFTDEGKLKLRNAIHKEDTRPIEAHCPCLACRHSRGYLRHLFVAGEMLGPILLSIHNLTYYQRVMQGARDAIEQNRFADYAREKKAGWGIADVAEQPGA, encoded by the coding sequence ATGAGCCAGTTTCAATTTGAACTCTCACACCGCGACGCGTCCACTTCGGCGCGCCGCGGTGTTTTTTTGACGCCTCACGGCCCGGTCCAAACACCGGGCTTCATGCCCGTTGGTACCCAGGGAACGGTCAAAGGCGTCACGATTGATCAGGTCAAGGAAACGGGCGCCCACATGATCTTGGGCAACACGTACCACTTAGCCTTGCGCCCCGGTCATGAAACCGTGCGTCGGCTCGGCGGACTTCATGGAATGTCCCGTTGGGAAGGTCCGATTCTGACCGATAGCGGCGGCTTCCAAATCTTTTCTCTCGGGGCCATCAACCAAGTCACCGAAGAAGCGGCCACGTTCCGCAGTCACATCGACGGTGCCGAAGTTCGTTTGACCCCCGAGCATTCAATTGAGATCCAAGAATCGCTCGGCAGTGATGTCGCCATGGTGCTTGATCACGTCGTTGCGCTGCCTGCCGAACCCGGCGTGGTCGAAGACGCGATGGCGCGATCGATCCGCTGGGCCAAACGTTGTCTGGAAGCGGCAACCCGGGATGACCAAGCCAAGTTTGCGATCGTTCAGGGCGGGCTAGACGTCGAGCTAAGAATTCAGTGTGCCCGCGAACTGTCATCGATGAACTTCGATGGCTACGCAGTTGGTGGCTTGAGCGTCGGTGAAGCGCCATCGGAAATGTATCGCATCACAGCGGCAACGTGTCCGGAACTTCCTGAGGACAAGCCGAGATACTTGATGGGTGTCGGAACGCCGATCGACCTGATCGAAAGCGTTGCCCGTGGTATCGATTTGTTCGATTGTGTGATGCCGACGCGTAACGGACGGAACGGATTGGCGTTCACCGACGAAGGAAAGTTGAAACTTCGAAACGCGATCCACAAAGAAGACACTCGTCCGATCGAAGCCCATTGCCCGTGCTTGGCGTGCCGCCACAGTCGCGGTTACCTCCGGCACCTCTTCGTCGCTGGTGAGATGTTGGGACCGATTCTGTTGTCGATTCACAACTTGACGTACTACCAGCGCGTCATGCAGGGTGCCCGCGACGCCATCGAGCAGAATCGTTTCGCCGACTATGCCCGCGAAAAGAAAGCAGGATGGGGAATCGCGGACGTGGCGGAGCAACCGGGCGCGTAA
- a CDS encoding DNA-directed RNA polymerase subunit alpha C-terminal domain-containing protein gives MSETDLDVLDLKDMVLANNSFGPADVGKIRKAISENYGHFGELRDAVNEMDDDDSLSPAGMTKKGVCEFLLGRFRESLSTLQSADGGAMALFYQARCQFELGKFEDAVAAYEKSQTSGYNDDQCKIGIAECHRYAGRVDDALAILDNIFGPAEQTADYMYQRAATVAAVGGRMEEALALYQRAVNTDENHAGALFGLALENDRMGNDKESLALYERAAKTFPTGIGALINLGLIYEDNNKFDKAQLCYKRILDCYPDHPQAQLYMKDAAATGNMLYDEEAQRRNDRLAQILNMPVTNFELSVRSRNCLQKMGIDTIGDLTRTSEAELLSSKNFGETSLFEIREMLTSKGLSLGQFAHEKKSNDPPLDTSHMSADEQALLDRPISDLNLSVRARKCMARLQLNSIGELIRKTGDDMLECKNFGVTSLNEVREKLTDLGLKMRGD, from the coding sequence ATGAGTGAAACCGATCTCGACGTTCTCGACCTGAAAGATATGGTTCTGGCCAACAACTCGTTCGGCCCCGCCGACGTGGGCAAGATCCGCAAGGCGATCTCGGAAAACTATGGCCATTTCGGCGAACTTCGTGACGCCGTCAACGAAATGGACGACGACGATTCGCTTAGCCCTGCCGGGATGACGAAGAAAGGCGTTTGCGAATTTCTTCTGGGCCGGTTCCGTGAATCGCTGTCAACATTGCAGTCCGCTGATGGCGGCGCGATGGCGCTGTTCTATCAAGCTCGGTGCCAATTCGAGCTTGGGAAGTTTGAAGACGCAGTTGCGGCTTACGAGAAGTCTCAAACATCGGGCTACAACGACGACCAATGCAAAATTGGTATCGCCGAGTGTCATCGCTATGCCGGGCGCGTCGACGACGCTTTGGCGATTTTGGACAATATTTTCGGACCAGCCGAGCAAACGGCCGACTACATGTACCAACGGGCCGCTACCGTTGCGGCAGTGGGCGGTCGCATGGAAGAAGCGTTGGCGCTTTACCAACGTGCGGTCAACACCGACGAAAATCACGCCGGCGCCCTGTTCGGCCTGGCGCTCGAAAACGACCGCATGGGCAACGACAAGGAAAGCTTGGCGTTGTACGAGCGTGCTGCGAAGACGTTCCCAACCGGAATCGGCGCTCTGATCAACTTGGGTTTGATCTATGAAGACAACAACAAGTTCGACAAGGCCCAGCTTTGCTACAAGCGAATTCTTGATTGTTACCCCGACCATCCGCAAGCACAGCTTTACATGAAGGATGCTGCCGCCACCGGCAACATGCTTTATGACGAAGAAGCCCAACGTCGCAACGATCGCCTGGCACAGATTCTGAACATGCCGGTGACGAACTTTGAATTGAGCGTTCGAAGCCGAAACTGCTTGCAGAAAATGGGCATCGACACGATCGGCGATTTGACGCGCACGAGCGAAGCGGAACTGCTGAGCAGCAAGAACTTCGGTGAAACCAGCCTGTTCGAAATTCGCGAGATGTTGACCAGCAAGGGTTTGAGCCTTGGTCAATTCGCGCATGAGAAAAAGAGTAACGATCCGCCGTTGGACACCAGCCACATGTCGGCTGATGAGCAGGCGTTGTTGGATCGCCCGATTTCAGATTTGAATTTGTCGGTTCGTGCTCGCAAGTGCATGGCGAGACTGCAACTAAACTCGATCGGCGAGCTGATCCGAAAGACGGGCGACGATATGTTGGAGTGCAAGAACTTCGGCGTGACTAGCTTGAATGAAGTTCGCGAAAAGCTAACCGACCTCGGTTTGAAGATGCGTGGGGACTGA
- a CDS encoding polyprenyl synthetase family protein translates to MSLDQACDFGPGCPEVLAAAMRYALLAPGKRLRPALVLMSGEACGVDLGGPARDRLMPGAVAVEMVHAYSLIHDDLPAMDDDDLRRGRPTVHIKFDEATAILAGDALQAEAFRHLATRVANPIAAAAAMGSLAQAASASGLVGGQADDLAAESRNETTRMSMQVTAESGVSMRSDHNGDASGTAHTDTWIGHLESIHRRKTGALFAASLDLGAILAGADEASRAILGKYAGDLGLAFQVVDDLLDHTADEATVGKRVGKDADRGKLTYPGLLGLAGAQEKANELVESAKSRVSVFGDAGWRLTLLADYVLERTH, encoded by the coding sequence ATGTCGCTCGACCAGGCTTGCGACTTTGGTCCGGGTTGCCCCGAGGTTTTAGCCGCCGCGATGCGATATGCGTTGTTGGCTCCGGGTAAGCGATTGCGGCCGGCCTTGGTTTTGATGTCGGGTGAAGCGTGTGGCGTTGACCTTGGTGGCCCTGCCCGCGATCGGTTGATGCCTGGCGCGGTGGCGGTCGAAATGGTCCACGCTTATTCGCTGATTCACGACGATTTGCCGGCGATGGATGACGATGACCTTCGTCGCGGCCGCCCAACGGTCCACATCAAGTTCGACGAAGCCACAGCGATTCTGGCGGGCGATGCACTTCAAGCCGAGGCTTTCCGGCACTTGGCAACCCGGGTGGCGAACCCAATTGCCGCGGCCGCAGCAATGGGAAGCTTGGCCCAGGCGGCTTCCGCGTCCGGTCTGGTGGGGGGGCAAGCGGATGACCTGGCCGCCGAATCGCGAAATGAAACGACCCGAATGTCAATGCAAGTTACGGCGGAAAGTGGAGTTAGCATGCGAAGTGATCACAATGGGGATGCATCCGGCACAGCACATACGGACACTTGGATAGGGCACCTAGAATCCATCCATCGACGAAAGACGGGGGCCCTGTTTGCCGCCTCGCTCGATTTGGGAGCGATTTTAGCGGGTGCCGACGAGGCTTCGCGAGCGATATTAGGAAAGTATGCGGGCGATCTGGGGCTGGCTTTCCAGGTTGTGGATGATCTTCTGGATCACACGGCTGACGAAGCGACAGTTGGAAAACGAGTCGGAAAGGACGCTGATCGAGGGAAACTTACTTATCCGGGATTACTCGGATTGGCAGGAGCCCAAGAAAAAGCAAACGAATTGGTTGAGTCGGCAAAAAGCCGAGTGTCAGTTTTCGGTGACGCCGGATGGCGGTTAACCTTACTGGCGGACTATGTACTGGAGCGCACACACTGA
- a CDS encoding HDOD domain-containing protein → MSTAATPALQDVFHSDVLPALPHSAIGLLQLSQNEDCGPSDFAKPIEADPGLMGQVLKFVNSSYFGFSREIMSVQQALTLVGTRAITNFALWNAVFSVIPNPTFGPFDLKSLWQDSLRRALFARMVGRSLKLASAEDLFAGALLQDMAIPLLLKELPAEYESLVTRRAAEGRRLSGLEKELFGWDHADAAAMLASRWNLPEEFVTLIAQHTHLDELLAGGKEQQGPACVALASLLPSCCDDHWQEQAEFVAGFKQLTGQTDAQLAELFATVDQSTADFAPLLKLPVPKKTLVEYIAD, encoded by the coding sequence ATGTCGACCGCCGCAACACCCGCACTTCAAGACGTATTTCATTCCGACGTACTGCCGGCACTTCCGCACAGCGCCATCGGGCTCCTGCAACTATCGCAGAATGAAGACTGCGGTCCATCGGATTTCGCAAAGCCGATCGAAGCGGACCCCGGATTGATGGGCCAAGTCTTGAAGTTCGTCAACTCTTCGTACTTCGGTTTCAGCCGCGAAATCATGAGCGTCCAGCAAGCGTTGACGCTTGTGGGAACGCGAGCGATCACCAACTTCGCACTGTGGAACGCCGTCTTCAGCGTCATTCCCAATCCGACGTTTGGCCCGTTCGACTTGAAGTCGCTTTGGCAAGACTCGCTACGACGCGCCTTGTTCGCTCGGATGGTCGGTCGATCGCTGAAGCTTGCGTCGGCCGAGGATCTGTTTGCCGGCGCGCTGCTGCAAGACATGGCCATCCCGCTTTTGTTGAAAGAGCTCCCCGCCGAATACGAGTCGTTGGTTACGCGCCGTGCCGCTGAGGGACGTCGCTTGAGCGGTCTAGAAAAAGAGCTGTTTGGATGGGATCACGCCGATGCGGCCGCCATGTTGGCGTCGCGTTGGAACCTGCCCGAGGAGTTTGTCACCCTGATCGCTCAGCACACGCATCTTGATGAATTGCTGGCCGGCGGAAAAGAACAACAGGGCCCCGCCTGTGTCGCATTGGCATCGCTGCTGCCGTCCTGCTGTGACGACCATTGGCAAGAACAAGCCGAGTTCGTCGCCGGGTTCAAACAACTGACCGGCCAAACCGACGCTCAACTTGCTGAGTTGTTCGCGACCGTCGACCAATCGACTGCCGATTTTGCACCGCTATTGAAGTTGCCCGTTCCGAAAAAGACGCTCGTCGAATACATCGCCGATTAA
- a CDS encoding DUF1501 domain-containing protein, with the protein MFELCDPTAHLSRRTLLGAGSGALMLSSIARTLALADEQGKTDSAKPRNVILLWCEGAPSQLETFDPHVGTKIGGDVKAIGTTIPKIQISDLLPRTAEMMHLTSLVRSVTSKEGDHARAVYNIKTGYRLDPTLRHPAIGAVLCHADDSGGDIPRHISILPGQLPGRGGYLGAAYDAFKINDPAGPVPDITRRVDEERFDRRVADLYDVVEKEFRRGRLQKMETDRTLHQTATDAALRMMSSEQLGAFDVSDEPKAVREAFGDTPFGRGCLAATRLIEVGARCVEVTLGGWDSHVTNHTLQSSACEKLDPALAALLQRLEDRDLLDSTLVVCGGEFGRTPNHNPAEGRDHWPHGFSTLLAGCGIRRGYVHGATSPDPKLDPENPLADVSQPVTVADLHATILSVLGVDYSEELDTPIGRPLKRSEGTPIASIMA; encoded by the coding sequence ATGTTCGAACTTTGTGACCCAACCGCTCACCTGTCGCGACGCACCTTGCTGGGCGCCGGCAGCGGTGCGTTGATGTTGTCGTCGATCGCGCGAACCCTCGCATTGGCCGACGAGCAAGGGAAAACGGATTCCGCAAAGCCTCGCAACGTGATCTTGCTTTGGTGCGAAGGTGCGCCCAGCCAACTGGAGACGTTCGATCCCCATGTCGGTACGAAGATCGGTGGAGACGTGAAAGCCATCGGAACAACGATTCCGAAGATTCAGATTTCTGACTTGCTGCCACGCACGGCCGAGATGATGCATCTGACATCGCTCGTCCGTAGCGTCACCAGCAAAGAGGGCGATCATGCCCGCGCGGTTTACAACATCAAAACCGGGTATCGGCTGGACCCCACACTGCGGCACCCGGCCATCGGCGCCGTGCTGTGTCACGCCGACGACTCGGGAGGCGATATCCCACGTCATATTTCGATCTTGCCCGGGCAATTGCCGGGACGCGGCGGTTACTTGGGCGCGGCGTATGACGCTTTCAAAATCAATGATCCGGCAGGGCCCGTTCCCGACATCACGCGGCGTGTGGATGAAGAACGCTTCGATCGCCGAGTCGCTGACCTGTACGACGTCGTGGAGAAAGAGTTTCGCCGCGGCCGACTGCAAAAAATGGAGACCGATCGAACGCTTCACCAAACCGCGACCGATGCGGCCCTGCGGATGATGTCCAGCGAACAATTGGGGGCGTTTGACGTTTCCGACGAACCCAAGGCGGTGCGCGAAGCCTTTGGGGACACGCCATTCGGACGCGGATGCTTGGCGGCGACGCGATTGATTGAAGTGGGCGCCCGGTGTGTCGAAGTCACCCTCGGTGGCTGGGACTCGCACGTCACCAACCACACGCTTCAGTCATCGGCTTGTGAGAAATTGGACCCGGCGCTCGCGGCCCTACTGCAACGACTCGAGGACCGCGATTTGCTCGATTCAACGCTGGTGGTTTGTGGCGGAGAGTTTGGTCGTACGCCGAACCACAATCCGGCCGAGGGGCGCGACCACTGGCCGCACGGGTTTTCGACTTTGTTGGCGGGGTGCGGAATCCGCCGCGGCTATGTGCATGGCGCGACATCGCCCGATCCGAAACTCGATCCGGAAAATCCGCTGGCCGACGTTTCACAGCCGGTCACCGTCGCCGACCTGCATGCAACCATCTTGTCAGTCCTAGGTGTCGACTATTCCGAGGAATTGGACACACCCATCGGTCGACCGCTCAAACGCAGCGAAGGAACACCGATTGCCTCGATCATGGCTTGA
- a CDS encoding peptidylprolyl isomerase: MLNRLSFCFAAALAVVSWIPNSAHAEDPILVEIDTSEGAIILELDKENAPLTVANFLEYIKKGHYAGTIFHRVIPDFMIQGGGMDASMKERDTLPPVRNEGANGLKNDEYTVAMARTGDPHSATSQFFINTGKNNGFLNRSDPRSDGYGYAVFGKVFDGKEVVDKIEAKQTRSVPVPGAGLMEDVPVEPITIKGVKVMSGAAE, translated from the coding sequence ATGCTCAACCGACTCTCGTTCTGCTTTGCCGCTGCGCTCGCTGTTGTCTCCTGGATCCCAAATTCGGCCCACGCCGAGGATCCGATTTTGGTAGAGATCGATACGAGTGAAGGGGCGATCATCCTGGAATTGGACAAGGAAAATGCGCCGCTGACGGTCGCAAATTTCTTGGAGTACATCAAGAAGGGGCATTACGCCGGCACGATCTTTCACCGCGTGATTCCCGATTTCATGATTCAGGGCGGCGGAATGGACGCTTCGATGAAGGAAAGGGACACGCTTCCGCCGGTTAGAAATGAAGGCGCGAACGGACTGAAAAACGACGAATACACCGTCGCGATGGCTCGAACTGGGGATCCGCACAGCGCCACGAGCCAGTTTTTCATCAATACCGGTAAAAATAATGGTTTTTTAAACCGTTCGGACCCGCGATCCGATGGTTACGGGTACGCAGTGTTTGGAAAAGTCTTTGATGGCAAAGAAGTCGTCGACAAAATTGAGGCCAAACAGACGCGTTCGGTGCCTGTTCCGGGTGCCGGTTTGATGGAGGATGTCCCGGTCGAACCGATCACAATCAAGGGTGTGAAGGTCATGTCGGGGGCTGCGGAGTAG